A segment of the Blastocatellia bacterium genome:
CCTCTAAGTTCTGTATTACCCCATTCTGATGTTCACCAGATGTTCACCAAGAGGCCGGAACTGGTCGGTTTCGGCGGGAACAGATCGGATGTCGGAAAACGGGGAACCGCATGGAGCGCCGCGATTCTATTGACGATTGTGGAGTTTTGCGGGTGAAGGGGAAAAGCGAGAGGCGGCTTATGAGGGTTTCTCTCACACTACGGACCGCGTCAATGGTTAGGATATGAAGCCAGTTGCTCTGAGGGAGCAACATCTGACGGGCAGCTAGGTTGAGCAAGTGCGCTCAACGCCACGCGGAGAATACGGAACAAATCCCCGGTGGCTGAGTTGGATAAACGGCTCGACCAGCTCGAAACGCGAGTCTTTATCTATTGCGGGGAGGTTTCGACATGATGGACCGGTTCACCGATTGTGGTTGGATGCCCATGATGGGCTTCGGCCTTGTGAGCATGGTGCTCTTCTGGGGCGTGCTGATTGTTGGCGGCTTCTTCATCGCCCGATGGCTGATGGGACAGGGCTTCGGCTATCGTGAAGACTCCGCATTGGAAATTCTCAAGAAACGGTATGCCCGCGGGGAGATCAACAAGGAGGAGTTTGAGGAGCGAAAGCGGGACTTGCTCGCATAACAAGCGCCTGCCCAGCTGTGGAACGAAGACAGAGAGAAGGAGCACTGATGGCGTTGGGGTCTATTTGTGTGACGGCGGTCTGGGCCGAGTTGGGGGATGAGAGAGAACCGCCGAGTTCCTGACGATAGAACAGTAATAGTAATAGTCGAGCAAGCCGTGCAGCTTTCTCGAAGGGGCTATGCTATATTAGTTTTGGTCTGCAGTAGGAGACATAGGCGGTGTTGAAAGGGCAAAGCGCAAATGTCTTAGTCATCGGGCTCGTTCTCCTCCTTGGGGTCCAGTTGACCGGTTTCCCCTGTCTTGGTGAGTGGCAAATCGGATCTACCGCAAGTGTCGTCGAAGCCTTGGATCTGTTTCCGTCTCTCGATGGGAGCGTGACAGATAACTGGTGTCCATGCCATTTCACGTTTCAGACGGTAAGTGTGTCCCCCTCGTCTTTTGTGTCTCCCTTCACCTGGGCGCTTTTGGAGACTCCTACGCGTTTCGTTGGGACGTTCATTCATTCTTTGTTCCGCCCACCAGTTCTGGCCTGAGCCTCAAAAGTCTGTTCTAGATCGAATCGAATCTGAACATGCTTAAGCCGAAGACGCGTTTGCACGTCCCGTGTCACGTGTCTGGGGATTGTGGAGGTGGGCAATGCGACATCTTTTCTTTCTCACTGTGTTGCTGAGCGCATTGATGGACCCTCTGATTGTCGTGGCGGAAGTCCCGCGCGCCGGTGCACCGGGTCCTGGTTTGTATGGACTCGATGATATCGTTACCCTGGCGTTGGAGCGAAATCCAGCTGTCGCTGCGGCGGGAGGCGGGGTCAATCAGCGCCGTGGAGAACGAGTCGCGGCCGGCGCGTATCTGAACCCGTCGATTTACGGTACAGCAGGAAGCGGCGCGATTACAGATCCGAGGACTGGAGTCGTAATTCTTGAGCGTCGTGTAACGATCGAACAGCCCTTGGAGCTGCCGGCTAAACGCCGTGCTCGGATGAATGCAGCTGAGGCGCAACTAGCCGGGGCTCAAGCAGAACTCCAGGACACACGGCTCAAGGTCCAGTCGGACGCCAAGGTCGCGTTCTATCAGCTCTTGCTTGCGCAGCGGGATCTGGAGCTATCGACGCAGAATCTCTCAATCACGCGTGAAATATTCCAGATGATCAAAGCCCGGGTGGATGCCGGCCAAGCACGGCCCTTTGAAGCCGTCAAGGCGAATGTTGAGCTTCAGAAGGCCGAGAAAGAACTGAGTCGCGCCGAAAACATGATGGCTGTCGCCCGCGTACGGCTGGACACGCTGACCGCCGGTGCGCTCGGCAAGGTCTTTTCCGTCTCTGGTGATTTTCGGTCATGGCGAGAGGAGCTGAATCTGGATCAGCTGATGGCACCCGCATTGGAATCGCACCCACGGGTTCTCCTGCCAGAAAAGCGCAGGGAGCAGGCTGAGCACACCATTGTGCAGGAACGAGAGTCAAGGATTCCCTACATCGCCGTCTCGGGGACGTACAACCGCGAAGCCGGGAATGAAGATTTCTTGATGGGATTGCGTATCCCCCTTCCCCTCTGGTACCGGCGACAGGGGGAAATCGAAGCCGCTTTGGGAGCACGGGAGCGCGCCGAAGCGGAACGGCGGTCGGCGCAGAATGAGTTGGTGAACGCCATTACTCAACATGGACAGGAGGTCCGTACGGCCGGTCAACAGATCCAGGTCTTTGAAAAGGGACTGCTGAAACAAGCGGAAGAGGCGCTGAGGATCGCTCGGCTTAGCTTCGCGCAAGGGGCCGCCAGCATCCTGGAAGTGATTGATGCCCAACGCGTGTACCGACAGGTCCTCTTGGAATATGCCCAGGCACGGGCGGACCTCTCAATCGCGCTGGCACGCCTGGAACGGTGGACTGGAGAACCTCAATGAGTCGGCTCAAATATGTGGGCCATCCCCCTCTTTGGGCTCATCCTGGCTTTCGACGAGAAGAGTTTGTTATGGGCAGGAATCTGTGCTTCGTCGCTCTTTGTCTGCTGATTCTATCTCTAGCCAGTTGCAAAGAGCGCCCGGTCGAGCCGCAATCCTCGGCGGCTGGCAAAGAAGAATCGACTCAGCCCAATACGCAGACCCCGGAACCGGGAACGCCCAGACGTGGAGTTGAAG
Coding sequences within it:
- a CDS encoding TolC family protein, with amino-acid sequence MRHLFFLTVLLSALMDPLIVVAEVPRAGAPGPGLYGLDDIVTLALERNPAVAAAGGGVNQRRGERVAAGAYLNPSIYGTAGSGAITDPRTGVVILERRVTIEQPLELPAKRRARMNAAEAQLAGAQAELQDTRLKVQSDAKVAFYQLLLAQRDLELSTQNLSITREIFQMIKARVDAGQARPFEAVKANVELQKAEKELSRAENMMAVARVRLDTLTAGALGKVFSVSGDFRSWREELNLDQLMAPALESHPRVLLPEKRREQAEHTIVQERESRIPYIAVSGTYNREAGNEDFLMGLRIPLPLWYRRQGEIEAALGARERAEAERRSAQNELVNAITQHGQEVRTAGQQIQVFEKGLLKQAEEALRIARLSFAQGAASILEVIDAQRVYRQVLLEYAQARADLSIALARLERWTGEPQ
- a CDS encoding SHOCT domain-containing protein, translated to MMDRFTDCGWMPMMGFGLVSMVLFWGVLIVGGFFIARWLMGQGFGYREDSALEILKKRYARGEINKEEFEERKRDLLA